AGCCACGTTAAGGTCACTTGTACCTGCAAAATGTACAAGCCTAACAGCATCTGCTCTCATGCGGTAGTCGTTGCAGAGAAAAGCGGAGACCTGGATTCGTTCTTGAAGTGGAGAGCAAGTCAGGCTAAGTCGTACAACTTCACGTCCCTTGCAACAGTTGATATTAACACCAAGTCTTCTGGGAAAAAGGGCAACCGTCAACGACGAGACAGATCAGTAAAGAAGAATCACTATGGTGATGCTTGTGGTAATCTTGGGGTAGAAAACAACGCCAGACTGCCGTCATGTGTTCCTCGATCATTTGTGCCTGGACCCAGTCACATCAGAACAAGCGGCGCAGCAAATAATGTTCCCATTGCCAGCTTTCCCACAGCAGGTACTTGTGCATTTCAGAGGCTTGACCGAGATGATTACCTTCCGTCCACTCTCTCCAAGAGTGTTTACAATGAGAATCAGCCCCAATACCCACATCCTGGCACTTTGATGACGCAAACAGTTTTACCCCAAGGTACGGCTGGAACAATGAACACGTATACACCAAACATGGCTATTTTTGCTGACAACACGTGTACTTTTCAGCAACAGACGATGGAAGCTCGCACACAAGGATACATTTACCAAGGAATGTCTTTTAACAGGTACTTTAGCATATAATTCACCCTGAAATTGAACACATTGTTAAGAAATTTTGAAGACACAATAATCTATACCTCTCTTGGGTGATTACTTTTTCAAAGTTCCCAAACTTCTCAAAAGTTTTTTGGGTTTTTAAAAGCAGATGAAAAAAGGTGACGACTTCAAAGTTACCCTGGCATtcttataagaaaaaaaatatattgaaaaaagTTTAAGTAACGTAAAAATCTTTGCCTTAATTTCaggtgaaataaaaataaataaacaaatgatcACTGACGTGTACTTAAGTCACCTTGTCAACATTCCTTCATTAACAGGTCCCAGGCACAGGCTGGTGGAAAACCATGGTTCAACAACAATCCCTTTCCCGAAATGAAAATGAACAGAAGGATCAGCAGGTGTACTGGATGTCGTGGTACATTACCGAAAAATCCAGACAACAGTCCTTGCCTCCCCCCTTTTGATCTTGTAGTACAGCATTTAGAGAAAGACGAGTACCCTTTCAAGGATCCACTTACCGGGGCAGTACAGAAGAGGATATCCCCAGAAAAGCCCAAATACTACCACCCCAGTCCGAGCTGCATCCTACAGAGGCACCCTTACTTCAATACAAGTATGCTACGCTTACAGGAAGGCTTGAACATTGATTCAGTACATGAAGAGTACTTAGCTACTGTATTCAGTATTAATATGTAGTTTATACTCTTTAATTACATTTTAGGCAGAAAATTGGACATCAGCAAACACTTTGCTTAATGTTTAAGTGTgggaatgaaaaacaaaggaaacctaAAACATGTGGTTGTATTCAGAAATCTATAGTTGTGACTTAATGAAATTACGTAGCTTTCGGTAAACACACCTTTTATCCAGAATAGTAACGTAGTTGGGGGAGGGGAGTATTCATCACCCAAGACCTGCCAAGTCTTGTTTTCAAGAAACAGTTCCGTCTTCGTCTAGACTCTACTGTGCAAAATACAGCATTAACTTGTATTTGCACGATTTTGGGAGCTAAATGAGCCTGAATTGTAGTTATTCACATTGTTGAGAAACACTTGATGTTCAGACTGAAATAAGTAGTTGTGTAGCACCTAAGATAAGACTTGTGGGCTTGTGGTTGAatgataattattgtatttgctCCTTTTTTATCGAAAAGAATTCCTTATCATACTTTTTGTTCTACTGTGAAACAGATCTGAAGGATTCAGCATGGATTTTGCATGGTAATTCACTATTTGCATTTACTCAACCTCCAGCCCGATACGGTATGAAAAAGCTGGTCTGCATTTGAAGTCAGTACCCATCTGAGGCAAAACTCTATGCAAGTCCGAAATGTAAAAAAAGGCTACTCGTGGCCCAATCTGGAATCCGGGAATTTAAACACACGTTCTAGTTAACGTGCGGTTATTAGATTTACATGTGTTAAATGCACTTGTGTTTCATCCAGATAACCCAAAGAGTAAAAAATAATTGTGGTTGGGTTGCTTTATTAAATGCGGCCTCTTTGCTTTTCAGTGAAATCGACAGATTGGGTGCCGAGTGCATCGCCGGTGTTAGACGTTGGGTTGCATTAAATATTAATCGTTCATTGAAACGTCAGATCTGGCCTtatgttgtcgttttttttacgttttcaaGGAATACAAAATTGGTTGAAGTTATATATCAAGAGAATAAAAGTATGTTAAATATTTGATAAGAAGTTTACATATCGAAATCCTCTTCGCTTCACAATCTGCGAAAGTTATTTGTATAGCGCTCAgcattttaatatttaaacttCAAATATTATAAAATATCATGTCAAACGTTTTTGGGCCACGTTGGATATGTCATAGCACGTATAGCTGGTGTTTCTGTTGGGCACGCAAGCAAGCGgtaaaacggagaaaaaaccgtTGTAAAACCGTTGGCAAGAGGGGGAATAGTGGCGCTTTTGCTGCTCACTCTTGAGCCCCACAtaaccgccagctacgcaggacATGGCAGTTTTCTTGCATTTCTGCTACCTCCTATTGCCTGTAGCCTACATTAATGCAAAGCAACCCAGTTTTCCCTGTTTACCTTGATcaattatattattatcattgatcGTGGCTTATTGTTCTGTTGTTTGTTACATTACATTTTTATCTTCATCAAATCGGTTGGCAGAAAAGCAATTTTGAAGGGGCGATGCTGACATTAAAGTACTCCATGTTTTAATCATAACGCGAGTTATAATACGATGTAACTGAAACTAAAATCTTAGGTTGACAAGAGAATCCAACGAGAACTACAAAACTGTCTCTAGTCTTGACATTATTGCGCATGAAAATAGGTGATTTGTCACTTCAGAATGCTCTTTCAAGGTTGCTTTTATTACGAGAGTGCTAAAACTACGAATTTCTGTAGTTGTTCACGTTTACAATAAAGTGTGATAACTTGCAGTAGAGTGTTTCATAAGTAATAGTTCGAATGAGGAAAGATAACGCATATGGTTATACATCATAGTAACTGATTGATTTGTTTGCGTAGCAGGCGAGCTTGCACATGATCTGACGGCAATCTGTATTGGACAACAAGCAAGTTACGTCCGGCAGAAGTTTAAATCATTAATTCTCGAGTACTCTACACTAGTTTAGACAACCAAGTAGACCATGTGAAATCGTCTACGTATGAAGCAAATAAGAAAACTTACCTATACTGGTCAGAGTCCCATATTTTCCTGTCGATCGCCGCCATCTTAGTTTTG
The genomic region above belongs to Porites lutea chromosome 12, jaPorLute2.1, whole genome shotgun sequence and contains:
- the LOC140953714 gene encoding uncharacterized protein — protein: MAIFADNTCTFQQQTMEARTQGYIYQGMSFNRSQAQAGGKPWFNNNPFPEMKMNRRISRCTGCRGTLPKNPDNSPCLPPFDLVVQHLEKDEYPFKDPLTGAVQKRISPEKPKYYHPSPSCILQRHPYFNTSMLRLQEGLNIDSVHEEYLATVFSINM